The Armatimonadota bacterium DNA segment AGGTACTCGCCCATCGGCTGGTGTGCCGCGGAGCTCATGTTAGCTTACCTCCCTGTGCCGCGTGATCTCGACCTCGACGTAGTCCATCACCCCCCCCACCGGCACCTCGCTCTTGCGCGCGCGCACCACCACCTCCTGCGCCGGAAACCGCTCCAGCAGCCGGCGCGCGATGTCCTCCGCCAACGCCTCCAGCAATGCGTATTGCTTGGCCGCCTCGATCTCGCGGATCAACGCGTAAACCTGCGCGTAGTCCACGGTCCGGCTCAGGTCGTCGGCGCGTCCCGCCGGGCCCAGGTCGAGCGCCAGTTCGACGTCAATGTAGAACTTGCGGCCCATCCGGCGCTCTTCGCTGTGCACGCCGTGATAGCCGTAGAAGCTCATGTTGACCAGGCGGATGCGGTCGGTGGTCATCGCTCGGCG contains these protein-coding regions:
- the folB gene encoding dihydroneopterin aldolase → MTTDRIRLVNMSFYGYHGVHSEERRMGRKFYIDVELALDLGPAGRADDLSRTVDYAQVYALIREIEAAKQYALLEALAEDIARRLLERFPAQEVVVRARKSEVPVGGVMDYVEVEITRHREVS